Genomic segment of Parageobacillus genomosp. 1:
AACAAAAGTAGGGGAGCTTTCGATTAAAGTATCGTCTTATGAATTTTTAACGAAATCGCTGCGCCCGCTTCCAGAAAAATATCATGGCTTAAAAGATATTGAACAGCGCTATCGTCAGCGGTATTTAGACTTAATTATGAACCCAGAAAGCAAAAATACATTTATTACCCGCAGTTTAATTATTCAATCAATGCGGCGCTACTTGGATAACCATGGTTATTTGGAAGTAGAAACGCCGATGATGCATGCTATTGCTGGGGGAGCGGCAGCGCGTCCGTTTATCACCCATCACAATGCACTAGATATGCCATTGTATATGCGAATTGCGATTGAGCTCCATTTGAAACGTTTAATTGTCGGCGGATTGGAAAAAGTGTATGAAATTGGACGCGTGTTCCGCAATGAAGGCATTTCGACACGACATAATCCAGAGTTTACAATGCTTGAACTATACGAAGCATATGCCGACTTCCGTGACATTATGAAATTAACGGAAAATCTAATCGCCCATATCGCCCAGGAAGTGTTAGGCACGACCAAAATTCAATATGGCGAGCATATAGTAGATTTAACACCAGAATGGAAACGGCTCCACATGGTCGATGCGATTAAAGAATACGTAGGGGTTGACTTTTGGAAGCAAATGAGCGATGAAGAAGCTCGGGAGCTAGCGAAAGAACATGGTGTAGAAATAGCGCCGCATATGACATTTGGGCATATTGTTAATGAATTTTTCGAGCAAAAGGTAGAGGACAAGCTTATTCAGCCAACATTCATTTACGGCCACCCGGTAG
This window contains:
- the lysS gene encoding lysine--tRNA ligase, which gives rise to MSHEELNDQLLVRREKLKKLQEMGVDPFGKRFERTHKAQELFDLYGDLSKEELEEQQIQVAVAGRIMTKRGKGKAGFAHIQDVTGQIQIYVRQDDVGEDQYELFKISDLGDIIGVRGTVFKTKVGELSIKVSSYEFLTKSLRPLPEKYHGLKDIEQRYRQRYLDLIMNPESKNTFITRSLIIQSMRRYLDNHGYLEVETPMMHAIAGGAAARPFITHHNALDMPLYMRIAIELHLKRLIVGGLEKVYEIGRVFRNEGISTRHNPEFTMLELYEAYADFRDIMKLTENLIAHIAQEVLGTTKIQYGEHIVDLTPEWKRLHMVDAIKEYVGVDFWKQMSDEEARELAKEHGVEIAPHMTFGHIVNEFFEQKVEDKLIQPTFIYGHPVEISPLAKKNPDDPRFTDRFELFIVGREHANAFTELNDPIDQRERFEAQLKEREQGNDEAHEMDEDFLEALEYGMPPTGGLGIGVDRLVMLLTNSPSIRDVLLFPQMRHK